The segment ATTGTTGGAATTAATAAATTTGTAAAAAATTTAATTGAAGCTGAAAAAAAAATGCCTGAAATTTTAGAAATTAGAAATCATTTTAACGATACAAATGATAGTTTTGGGATTATTCATCATGGGAGAAAATTTCCAAATAAATATACTGTTCTTGTAGTTCCAGAAAATATCGGTTTTTAATATTTTTAAATATTAAATGCATATAAAAAAGCAGAGTTTTAGCTCTGCTTTTTTCATTCTACCAATATTTTTTCCACTCTGGTTTAAATAATCTTGTTAAAGCCTCTAAATAATAGTAATCTCCCCAGATGTTACACTCTTTAACTCCTGAACCGTGAGGAATTGAGTAAACTGCATCTGTTAAAAGTCCATTAGAATAATCTAAATCTTTTGTACTATAGTTTTTCATAAGTGATTTCATCATTTTATGAGCTGCATTTAAATAGATCTCTCTATCTGGATCATTTGCATCTAAATATTGATCCATCTCTAAAATTCCACATACTGCTATAGCTGCAGCTGATGTATCTCTTGGTTGTCCAGAGCCATCTGTAAACACTAAATCCCAGTAACATACGTCATCTTCTGGTAGATTATTTATAAAGTAATTTGTAACTCTTTTATAAAGGTCCATATATCTTTTATCTTTTGTATAACCATAAGCTAATGGGAATCCATAAACTCCCCAAGCTTGTCCTCTTGCCCAAGCTGAAGTATCTGAATAACCTTGTGCAGTAACTCCTCTTGTAGGTTCTCCTGTCTCATGATCAAAATAATATGTGTGATGAGTTGATGAATCCTCTCTAACAACAACACTTGAAGCTGTAGCTAAATGTTTCGCTCCAATCTCAGCAAATTTTTTATCCCCAGTCATCTCTGTTGCCCAAAATAATAATGGCACATTCATATTACAATCTATAATAAGTCTATAATCCTCTGGTTTTCCTAGATCTCCCCAAGCCTGAATAAACTGCCCTTTCTCTTGAAATCTTGTTATTAAGTGTTCAGCAGCTTTTATTCCTACCTCTTTAGCTAATTCACTTCCTGTAACTCTCTCTTGAGCAACTGCTGAAAGAGAGTATAAAAATCCAATATCATGGTGATTAACGTGCACCTTATTCTCTATTCTTGTTTTATAACCTTTTAATTGGTACTCAGCTATTTTTCTATATTTTTCATTTTCAGTCATCTCATAAGATAACCATAACATCCCTGTCCAAAATCCTACTGTCCAATCATCAAAATCCTCTGCATTTTTTGTTCCAGGATATATATTATTTACACTAGCTGCTCTTGGGTATGTATCTATAAATACCTTTGAATTTTCATCTACTTTCTTCATAGCTTCGTGCATTGCAAAAAATAGATCCTCTTTTGACAGCCTAAACTCTTTTGAATATTTCTCTCTCGTCTTTTTTAATATCTCCATTCTTATCTCCCCTCTTATCAAGTTTAAAATTTAAACTTTCAGTTATAATTTAAATGGATTATACGAGTATTTTTTTTGGTTGTAAATCTTCTTTTTTGCATCTTCCTTTTTCTATCTCTTTTTTATATTCCGTTTTAGCTTTATTTTTCTAAGATCTCTTCTGGATTAAATTGTGTTGGAGATATCCCCTCATATTTCTTGAATATTCTTATAAATGTATTAGAACTATTATAACCTAACTCTTCTGCTAAATCTTTTATCTTTATATCTTTTTTCTCTTTTAATATCTCTTTTGCTTTCTCTATTCTATAAAGATTTATATAATTTTTAAAGTTATCTCCCATAACTTTTTTAAATAATATACTGGTATATTTAAATGATAATCCTAAATAATCTGCCAAATTATCTAAAGAAAAATCTATTTGATAGTTTTTATCTATATAATTTTTTATTTTCTCTCTTATGGCTTCATTTTCATCCTGTTCACTAGTCTTTTTTTGTTTACATATTTCAGTTATAAGTTCATTAAAAATACTTCTAATTTTCTCTAAATTTCCTGTTTTTGTAATACTTTCAATATCTAATTTCTCACAACGCAATGAACTTTCAAACTCTTTTAACTGAACGACAACTCTATTTAAAGTGTTATAAAGTAGTCCTGTAAACTCTTTGATATCCTTTTTATCCATTGCTTCTGGATTTATTCTATCTATGAATATTTCATCTACTATTTTTTTAGCACCCTGTAAGTTTCCATTTAGTAGCTTTGAAACTAATTTCGCTTCTGTTTCAATAGGATATGTAAGTATTAGTTTTCCACTTTTTATATTTTCAGAAAATAGAACTTTTCTTCCTTTAGCCATAAACTTTGCATCTAAAATCTTTTTACAAGTTATATACTGTTGGGGGAAACTCTCTACAGATACAAACTCTTTTGATACTGCAGCTATTAACTCTACACTATATTTTTGTCCTATATTTTCCAACATAAAGTGAAAAGCATCCTCAATAACAGAGTCACTTTCCTCAGGTATTATAAAAGCTATACTTTTGTAGTCTATATCTATATGTTCATAGACTCCATTTGAAGATAAACTTTCTTTTAAATACTCTCTAGCTAAGGTAAAGTTTTTAAAATCTAACCCTTCATCATCACTATCAAATATCTCAACTAAAACAATCTTTAATTTTCTTCCTTGAAGAGATTTTACTTTTCTAGTTAACTCTCCAACTTCATGTATTTTTCTTATTCCTAAAACAAAATCTCTTAAATTCTTTCTTCTATCTACAACTGCTAATGTATTTATCTCTCCTATTAATTCTTTTCTTTCTTTATACAATTTAATAGAATAATCTATTAACATAGCTAAAAGCCCTAAAGCTAAAAATATAACTATCGACATTAAAAATAGCATTTGATAAAAATGAGAATAGTTTGGTGTATATAAAAACTTAAAATTTAATCCACTGCTTCTTAAAACGTAACCCCCATCACCTTTTCTTTTGGTTACAATATTTCTCTCTAGCTGATAGACTTTATTATCTTTTAAAATTTCCCACTTTCCTACTTCATCATCAAAAAGACTTGAGAAAAAAAGATCTCTATCTAAATTTACAATCCAGAAAATTCCCTCTTCTAAATTAAAAATTTTATTTTTTAAAATAAAAACAATCTCTTTTTCTTGAGGAATTAAAATTAAGTTTGAATTTAATTCCTCTTGTTTTTTCTTTTCTACTCCAAGAGTTTTTAAATAGTTATCTTTATTTTTAGTTCCATCTCCTGTAACAATAATATCAGAGTTATCTTTTCCTAAACTTAAAGTATATCCACTTTTTCCATAAATATTATTCTTCTTTTGGATTTCTTGTAAAACTTTTATTAAATTATAGTATGATATCTCCTTTGAGTTATAATACTCCTTTATAGGTTCACTATTTTCCAAATCACCAATAGAGGACATAAATAATTCTATTTTTAAATTTATTTTATTTAAAAGCCTTTCAACTCTTAATTCCTCATCTTTTTTATACTCACTATATTCCTTTACTCCAAATAAAAATATAAATATTGAAGCAAAAAATAAAAATCCCCAAACTTTTTTGTCCAAAAAAATATTTTCACGTTCTTTTTTTAACATATTGCCCCTTTTACAAAACCTTTTTATTTATTATACTACAATTATAACTTCCCATGCAATAGTATAATTAATTGGATTCACTCCTAAATCTATCCAAATTTTTATAAACCTATTTTCCTCTTCACCATATATTTCCAAATTTATTTTTTCACTTTTATAAAATTTATATATTAGATTACCTAAAGATATCTCTTTAAACTCCCCAGTTACAAAAGTATCCTTCATTGGCTTTCCATCAATACTTATAGTTTTATTTTTCAAATTAGAGATTCTCATATTAGCTACAGTTGAGTAAACCTCTCCCTCTCCTGTTATATAATTCTCTAAATAAACCATACCTGTCTTTTTAAAAATATAGTTTTTCTTACTACTTAACTTACCATTCCAGTTGATAAAATCCATATAGGCAACTCCTGAATCTTTATCTCCATATCCTTCAGCTACACTATTT is part of the Cetobacterium somerae ATCC BAA-474 genome and harbors:
- a CDS encoding helix-turn-helix domain-containing protein, with amino-acid sequence MLKKERENIFLDKKVWGFLFFASIFIFLFGVKEYSEYKKDEELRVERLLNKINLKIELFMSSIGDLENSEPIKEYYNSKEISYYNLIKVLQEIQKKNNIYGKSGYTLSLGKDNSDIIVTGDGTKNKDNYLKTLGVEKKKQEELNSNLILIPQEKEIVFILKNKIFNLEEGIFWIVNLDRDLFFSSLFDDEVGKWEILKDNKVYQLERNIVTKRKGDGGYVLRSSGLNFKFLYTPNYSHFYQMLFLMSIVIFLALGLLAMLIDYSIKLYKERKELIGEINTLAVVDRRKNLRDFVLGIRKIHEVGELTRKVKSLQGRKLKIVLVEIFDSDDEGLDFKNFTLAREYLKESLSSNGVYEHIDIDYKSIAFIIPEESDSVIEDAFHFMLENIGQKYSVELIAAVSKEFVSVESFPQQYITCKKILDAKFMAKGRKVLFSENIKSGKLILTYPIETEAKLVSKLLNGNLQGAKKIVDEIFIDRINPEAMDKKDIKEFTGLLYNTLNRVVVQLKEFESSLRCEKLDIESITKTGNLEKIRSIFNELITEICKQKKTSEQDENEAIREKIKNYIDKNYQIDFSLDNLADYLGLSFKYTSILFKKVMGDNFKNYINLYRIEKAKEILKEKKDIKIKDLAEELGYNSSNTFIRIFKKYEGISPTQFNPEEILEK
- a CDS encoding glycoside hydrolase family 88 protein; protein product: MEILKKTREKYSKEFRLSKEDLFFAMHEAMKKVDENSKVFIDTYPRAASVNNIYPGTKNAEDFDDWTVGFWTGMLWLSYEMTENEKYRKIAEYQLKGYKTRIENKVHVNHHDIGFLYSLSAVAQERVTGSELAKEVGIKAAEHLITRFQEKGQFIQAWGDLGKPEDYRLIIDCNMNVPLLFWATEMTGDKKFAEIGAKHLATASSVVVREDSSTHHTYYFDHETGEPTRGVTAQGYSDTSAWARGQAWGVYGFPLAYGYTKDKRYMDLYKRVTNYFINNLPEDDVCYWDLVFTDGSGQPRDTSAAAIAVCGILEMDQYLDANDPDREIYLNAAHKMMKSLMKNYSTKDLDYSNGLLTDAVYSIPHGSGVKECNIWGDYYYLEALTRLFKPEWKKYW